A single window of Syntrophotalea acetylenica DNA harbors:
- a CDS encoding chloride channel protein, translated as MAILAVGVGILSGIGNFVFRKSIDLVHWLVIEQGTQFFNISFEHWSTARLWSVLFPVSAGVLMLPFGLFFAKELRFGFAHFLERVNLRGAKIPVRTMFTRCFASAITLGAGGSAGQEGPIAQIGGAIGSQVGQFFKVSGDRLKLLVACGVAGGIAATFNAPIAGVFFAHEIVLLSSFELTSFTSVVISSGIATVVSRALLGNLPALRAPVYMLAHPWELAGYLVLGLLVGILAVCFITAHYRIVDRFAALKMHRLVKPICGGALVGLVGVFFPQIFGNGYEVIEKVLLGDGALLLLGSLIVVKAVATSLTLGSGLPGGLFAPSLFIGAVTGGAYGKLLQFLFPGTVSAPGPYALVGMGAFLAAATHAPMTAIFLLFEMTGSYNLIIPIMLSCVVGTAISRHLKQDSLDTVELSRAGISLEAGKERNIMKSLRVGDVMTRDPESIPENMTLRQFNHFIATTRHTNFPLVNQKGELTGILSVQDFMGVVFEGDLLDLVVVKELATLDVITVNTEDNLDQAMRKIGYRNIEQLPVVDERNGRRLLGIVSRRDMVSAYNRALMVRSMEEDDDE; from the coding sequence ATGGCCATACTTGCCGTGGGTGTTGGCATCCTGTCGGGAATCGGCAACTTTGTTTTTCGTAAAAGCATCGACCTGGTTCATTGGCTGGTGATAGAGCAGGGAACGCAGTTCTTCAATATTTCCTTTGAACACTGGAGCACGGCGCGCTTGTGGTCGGTGCTGTTTCCGGTCAGCGCGGGAGTGCTGATGCTTCCTTTCGGGCTGTTTTTTGCCAAAGAATTGCGTTTTGGCTTTGCCCATTTTCTGGAAAGGGTCAATCTTCGCGGCGCCAAGATCCCCGTTCGCACCATGTTCACCCGCTGCTTTGCCAGCGCCATTACCTTGGGGGCGGGCGGTTCCGCCGGGCAGGAAGGCCCCATTGCGCAGATCGGCGGCGCCATTGGCAGCCAGGTCGGCCAATTTTTCAAGGTCAGCGGCGACCGGCTGAAGCTGCTGGTGGCCTGCGGCGTTGCCGGCGGTATTGCGGCGACTTTCAACGCTCCCATCGCGGGAGTGTTTTTCGCACATGAAATCGTGCTGCTGTCATCCTTCGAGCTGACCAGTTTTACTTCCGTGGTCATCTCCAGCGGTATTGCCACGGTTGTTTCCCGCGCCTTGCTGGGGAATCTTCCGGCACTGCGTGCCCCGGTGTACATGCTGGCCCATCCCTGGGAACTGGCCGGTTATCTGGTTCTCGGTTTGCTGGTGGGGATCCTTGCCGTGTGCTTCATTACCGCCCATTACCGCATCGTTGATCGCTTCGCCGCGCTCAAGATGCACCGTCTTGTGAAGCCGATATGCGGCGGCGCCCTGGTGGGGCTCGTCGGCGTCTTTTTCCCCCAGATATTCGGCAACGGGTACGAGGTGATCGAAAAGGTATTGCTCGGTGACGGCGCTTTGCTGCTGCTGGGCAGTCTGATTGTGGTCAAGGCCGTGGCCACGTCCCTTACGCTGGGTTCTGGTCTGCCCGGTGGTCTTTTTGCGCCTTCGCTGTTTATCGGCGCCGTTACCGGCGGGGCTTACGGGAAACTGCTGCAGTTCTTGTTCCCCGGCACGGTGTCGGCCCCCGGGCCCTATGCGCTGGTCGGCATGGGCGCGTTTCTCGCGGCGGCGACCCATGCGCCGATGACGGCGATTTTCCTGTTGTTCGAAATGACCGGTTCCTACAATCTGATCATTCCCATCATGCTGTCCTGCGTGGTGGGCACCGCCATCAGCAGACATCTCAAGCAGGACAGCCTTGACACCGTCGAGCTGTCCCGCGCCGGCATCAGCCTTGAGGCTGGCAAGGAACGCAATATCATGAAATCGCTGCGGGTCGGCGATGTGATGACCCGGGACCCCGAATCGATTCCGGAAAACATGACCTTGCGGCAATTCAATCATTTCATCGCTACCACCCGGCATACCAATTTCCCCCTGGTCAACCAGAAAGGCGAGCTTACCGGAATCCTTTCGGTCCAGGATTTCATGGGCGTGGTGTTCGAAGGGGATCTGCTCGATCTGGTGGTGGTCAAGGAACTGGCCACCCTCGATGTTATCACCGTCAACACCGAGGATAATCTGGATCAGGCCATGCGCAAGATCGGTTATCGCAATATCGAGCAATTGCCGGTGGTCGATGAGCGAAATGGCCGCAGGCTGCTGGGCATTGTCAGCCGGCGGGATATGGTGTCGGCCTACAACAGGGCCTTGATGGTGCGTTCCATGGAGGAGGACGATGATGAATGA
- a CDS encoding ATP-dependent helicase, with protein MMNDLLTSLNECQRQAVLHDEGPLLILAGAGSGKTRTLTHRIAYLIQQQQVEPWQVLAVTFTNKAAAEMRERLQRLVGNIDGLWISTFHAACARILRRDGEALGYGRDFSIYDDQDQQRLLRDCLAELHISDKQLKPRAVATAIDQAKNRGLLPEEYPEHDHRAEQVAQVYALYQKHLRQANALDFGDLLLQTVRLFREHPAIRDAYRHRFAHLLVDEFQDTNQVQYEMVRQLAADGRHLCVVGDDDQSIYAWRGAEIGNILNFERDFPGARVIRLEQHYRSSATILEAAGEVVACNTGRKGKTLWTDNPVGEPLSIEAMPDDLEEARFVAGEISRLRSNGRHLRDVAVFYRTNAQSRVLEETLVREGLPYIMVGGVKFYSRMEIKDALAYLRTLANPADSLSARRIVNVPARGIGAVTIGRIAAYEEQAGGFLAACRMCLQRGDIKGAAAGKVTAFVNLMEHFSRRLEDVPFPQLTVELLEESGYLPALREEAQSAITEADKKEARGRLENLEQLLAGMEEHLSKESSLQEYLEQVALVTDLDSYDTSLDRVTLMTLHAAKGLEFPVVFITGMEEGMFPHGRAAGERDDVEEERRLCYVGMTRAMQKLYLTHARRRRIYGDYQYNPPAVFWVKFLPVYAAKNRRRSRKSRPCITWHRFLSRSSRPPGTMLLRFSTMCMWCPRPKKVCASD; from the coding sequence ATGATGAATGATTTGCTGACCTCCCTCAATGAATGCCAGCGGCAGGCGGTTCTGCACGATGAAGGCCCGCTGCTGATCCTGGCCGGCGCCGGGTCGGGCAAGACCCGTACCCTGACCCACCGCATCGCCTATCTGATTCAGCAGCAGCAGGTGGAACCCTGGCAGGTGCTGGCGGTGACTTTTACCAACAAGGCCGCAGCTGAAATGCGCGAACGTTTGCAGCGTCTGGTCGGCAATATCGACGGCTTGTGGATCAGCACTTTTCATGCTGCCTGTGCGCGAATTCTGCGTCGTGACGGCGAGGCTCTCGGTTATGGACGCGACTTCAGCATCTACGATGATCAGGATCAACAGCGCCTGCTGCGGGATTGCCTGGCGGAATTGCATATATCCGACAAGCAACTCAAGCCCCGCGCGGTGGCCACGGCCATCGACCAGGCAAAAAATCGCGGGCTGCTGCCGGAAGAATACCCGGAACATGACCACCGTGCCGAGCAGGTGGCGCAGGTCTACGCGCTGTACCAGAAACACCTGCGGCAGGCCAACGCCCTTGATTTCGGCGATCTGCTGCTGCAAACGGTACGTCTGTTCCGCGAACATCCCGCGATTCGGGATGCGTACCGCCACCGATTCGCCCATCTGCTGGTCGATGAATTCCAGGATACCAACCAGGTGCAATATGAAATGGTCCGCCAATTAGCCGCCGACGGCCGCCATCTGTGCGTGGTCGGTGACGATGACCAGTCCATTTATGCGTGGCGTGGCGCCGAGATTGGCAACATCCTTAATTTCGAACGTGATTTCCCGGGTGCCCGTGTGATTCGCCTGGAACAGCACTACCGGTCCTCGGCCACGATCCTTGAGGCTGCCGGTGAGGTGGTGGCTTGTAACACGGGCCGCAAGGGCAAGACCCTTTGGACGGACAATCCGGTCGGCGAACCACTGAGCATCGAGGCGATGCCTGACGACCTCGAAGAAGCCCGTTTTGTCGCTGGCGAGATTTCCCGCCTGCGCAGCAATGGCCGGCATTTGCGTGACGTGGCGGTGTTTTACCGTACCAACGCCCAGTCCCGCGTTCTGGAGGAAACCCTGGTACGCGAAGGTTTGCCGTACATTATGGTTGGCGGGGTGAAGTTTTACTCGCGCATGGAGATCAAGGACGCCCTGGCTTATCTGCGAACTCTCGCCAATCCCGCCGACTCTCTTTCCGCCCGGCGGATCGTCAATGTGCCGGCACGGGGCATTGGTGCCGTCACCATCGGGCGCATTGCCGCTTACGAAGAACAGGCCGGAGGTTTCCTTGCCGCTTGCCGAATGTGTCTGCAACGCGGTGACATCAAGGGGGCCGCGGCCGGCAAGGTTACCGCCTTTGTCAATCTCATGGAGCATTTTTCCCGGCGTCTGGAAGACGTGCCATTCCCGCAGCTAACTGTGGAACTGCTGGAAGAATCCGGCTATCTTCCCGCTTTGCGCGAAGAAGCACAGTCCGCCATAACCGAGGCGGATAAAAAAGAAGCCCGGGGCCGGCTGGAAAACCTCGAACAGTTGCTGGCCGGCATGGAGGAGCATCTGTCCAAGGAAAGCTCGCTGCAGGAATATCTTGAGCAGGTTGCGCTGGTTACCGACCTCGATTCCTATGACACCAGCCTTGACCGGGTCACATTGATGACCCTGCATGCCGCCAAGGGGCTGGAGTTCCCCGTGGTTTTCATCACCGGCATGGAGGAGGGGATGTTTCCCCATGGCCGGGCTGCCGGTGAGCGCGATGACGTTGAAGAGGAGCGCCGCCTCTGCTATGTCGGCATGACCCGCGCCATGCAGAAGCTCTACCTGACCCATGCCCGCCGCCGTCGTATCTATGGCGACTATCAGTACAATCCCCCAGCCGTTTTCTGGGTGAAATTCCTTCCCGTCTACGCGGCGAAAAACAGACGCCGGTCCCGCAAAAGCCGGCCATGCATAACCTGGCATCGGTTTTTGAGCAGATCGAGCCGTCCCCCTGGGACGATGCTGTTGAGGTTTTCGACGATGTGCATGTGGTGCCCGAGGCCGAAGAAGGTTTGCGCATCGGACTGA
- the pgaA gene encoding poly-beta-1,6 N-acetyl-D-glucosamine export porin PgaA, protein MGDVSGSPGGFRQRVVCMRRLFAGCRRVGSLFLVALWLLSFSAEGASPADPRHRQAVEAARRGDHAAALPLLDELHRNNPADPSLLYDYLVVLAWAGEDARALALLEQVDPQQIPLYVLEAAAKSLRQQKLFDKAESLYRLGIGRFGTALSLREGLLYTLVDAGKHEEAANLAKSLGQIYPGHAGIQYAIAYAAEGRGDYVTALQCYQRILGWQPGARRAQRLEILALAAIGEPFMADDLASQHPGLLNAAERHRLRADQAALVTRWGRHGSELPGQRFAETDRALNLLNANEQAARADLPGGEAFVQRARIDRLVALRDRVEMARVVEDYRLLQAECVELPPYALQAVADAFLYLEEPVRAADLYRRTLEYQPDNFEAAQGLFYAYIEQEDFERALKLGEALRAQQAAGPKRLEAELLAALGQIFAGDLEEGESRLIPLYRRAPANLDILGETGGVYGARGWPRRAEETYRMGLALDPAYLPLRIGYAENRLDLQEFEQAGGLIGTLGDEYPEHKAVQRLQRLWQAHNMRELQVSVAAGWSSGSTFGSHDLSLAATLFSAPVHARYRGFAATYLDQASFPEGHKTLQRFGAGIEYRHRHVQGTAEMTWNVSGGQKMGGRLAAVWMPDDIWSFPAEIELFSRDTPLRALKHGIRADSASLGAHYRRDELRRYWLHAGFMDFSDGNFRYSLLGGVEQGLIVRLHYRLDGLLEFYTSANSEHDAPYFNPRRDADITLTLANDWLLYRDYRFSFHNRLAVSVGAYWQQDFGIDPTAALRYEHVWEYSPRFFLLYGVSLARHSYDGDGENQLGCHLELNWRF, encoded by the coding sequence ATGGGGGATGTCAGCGGCTCGCCCGGAGGTTTTCGGCAGAGGGTGGTATGCATGCGGCGGCTGTTTGCTGGCTGCCGCCGGGTCGGTTCTCTGTTTCTGGTGGCCCTGTGGCTGCTGTCTTTTTCAGCCGAAGGGGCTTCCCCGGCGGATCCTCGTCACCGGCAGGCGGTAGAAGCCGCGCGGCGGGGTGACCATGCCGCGGCTCTGCCGTTGCTTGATGAACTGCATCGCAACAATCCAGCCGATCCATCCCTTCTTTACGATTACCTTGTGGTGCTGGCATGGGCGGGGGAAGATGCCCGTGCGCTTGCCCTGCTCGAACAGGTGGACCCGCAACAAATTCCCCTGTATGTGCTTGAGGCGGCTGCCAAATCCCTGCGCCAGCAGAAGCTTTTCGATAAGGCCGAATCCCTTTACCGGCTTGGCATCGGCCGCTTCGGCACGGCTTTGTCCCTGCGTGAAGGCCTGCTCTACACCCTGGTGGATGCCGGGAAACACGAGGAAGCCGCCAACCTGGCCAAATCCCTCGGACAAATCTACCCGGGCCATGCCGGGATACAGTACGCCATAGCCTATGCGGCGGAAGGGCGCGGCGATTATGTAACCGCGCTGCAGTGCTACCAGCGCATTCTGGGCTGGCAACCCGGGGCGCGGCGGGCCCAGCGACTTGAGATCCTCGCCCTGGCCGCTATCGGTGAACCCTTTATGGCCGACGACCTGGCGAGCCAGCATCCGGGCCTGCTGAATGCAGCGGAGCGACATCGTCTCAGAGCCGACCAGGCGGCGCTGGTTACCCGATGGGGCCGTCACGGCAGCGAACTTCCCGGGCAGCGGTTTGCCGAAACCGACCGTGCGCTGAACTTGCTGAATGCCAATGAGCAGGCGGCCAGGGCAGATCTTCCCGGTGGGGAGGCCTTTGTCCAACGGGCCCGTATCGATCGTTTGGTGGCGCTGCGCGATCGGGTGGAAATGGCCCGTGTGGTGGAGGACTACCGTTTATTGCAGGCCGAATGTGTGGAACTGCCGCCTTATGCCCTGCAGGCCGTTGCCGACGCTTTCCTGTATCTGGAAGAGCCGGTCCGGGCCGCGGATCTTTATCGGCGGACGCTGGAATATCAGCCCGATAATTTCGAAGCCGCCCAGGGCTTGTTTTATGCCTATATCGAGCAGGAGGACTTCGAGCGGGCCCTGAAGCTTGGCGAAGCGCTTCGTGCGCAGCAGGCCGCCGGTCCCAAAAGACTGGAGGCGGAGCTGCTTGCCGCGTTGGGACAGATTTTCGCCGGTGACCTGGAAGAAGGAGAAAGCCGGCTGATCCCTCTGTACCGTCGGGCTCCCGCCAATCTCGACATTCTGGGGGAAACGGGCGGTGTGTACGGAGCCCGGGGATGGCCGCGGCGCGCCGAAGAAACCTATCGTATGGGCCTGGCGCTTGACCCGGCCTATCTGCCGCTGCGCATTGGCTATGCCGAAAACCGGCTTGATCTGCAGGAATTCGAACAGGCCGGGGGCCTGATCGGAACCCTGGGTGATGAATATCCCGAGCACAAGGCGGTGCAGCGATTGCAACGGTTGTGGCAGGCCCATAACATGCGCGAACTGCAGGTCTCCGTTGCCGCCGGCTGGAGCAGCGGATCGACCTTCGGCAGTCACGACCTGTCTCTGGCCGCGACCCTGTTTTCCGCGCCGGTGCATGCGCGCTACCGGGGGTTTGCCGCAACCTATCTCGATCAGGCCTCGTTTCCCGAGGGGCATAAAACCCTGCAGCGCTTCGGAGCGGGCATCGAATACCGCCACCGGCACGTTCAGGGAACGGCCGAAATGACCTGGAATGTTTCCGGCGGTCAAAAGATGGGCGGGCGTTTGGCGGCCGTATGGATGCCGGACGACATTTGGTCGTTCCCCGCCGAAATCGAACTGTTCAGCCGCGACACCCCTCTGCGCGCCCTCAAGCATGGCATCCGTGCCGATTCCGCGAGCCTTGGCGCCCACTACCGCCGCGATGAACTGCGGCGCTATTGGCTGCATGCCGGATTCATGGATTTCAGCGACGGAAATTTCCGCTACAGTCTTCTCGGTGGTGTGGAGCAGGGGCTGATTGTGCGGCTGCACTATCGCCTTGACGGTCTTCTCGAGTTTTATACCTCGGCCAATAGCGAGCACGATGCCCCATATTTCAACCCGCGCCGGGATGCCGACATCACCCTGACCCTCGCCAATGATTGGCTCCTTTACCGCGATTATCGTTTTTCTTTTCACAACCGTTTGGCCGTCAGTGTGGGCGCTTACTGGCAACAGGATTTCGGCATCGACCCGACGGCAGCTTTGCGTTATGAGCATGTCTGGGAATATTCCCCCCGGTTTTTTCTGCTCTATGGCGTCAGCCTGGCCCGTCACAGTTACGACGGCGACGGCGAAAATCAGCTGGGCTGTCACCTCGAACTGAACTGGAGGTTTTAG
- the pgaB gene encoding poly-beta-1,6-N-acetyl-D-glucosamine N-deacetylase PgaB, with product MRIAGIVLLLLMSLAAPVRGDSFISLCFHDVRPDVGRGDDLSMSTDRFVALLTWLRQHGYQPVGIDDLLQARQGERPLPEKAVLLTFDDGYRDFYSQVFPLLKAYRYPAVLAVVGSWLDAAPGETVDYGGTPVPREKFLSREQLCEIAGSGLVEIASHSYDGHRGIAANPQGNRQPALSARLYDSENNRYEDDAGYFARVHADLNKNADLIAKLVGARPRVMVWPFGKYSLPAIRAAREAGMTVTLGLGDGAGDTDHLTGVKRLLIEGSLELHSLAWRIRHPLARDPQRVVQVDLDYVYDSDPAQAERNLGALLDRIEALQITTVYLQAFADPDGDGLADALYFPNAWLPVRADLFNRVAWQLKTRAGVKVYAWLPVLTFATPHKDLLVRRWQPAAGLSAPDPRDYRRLSPFVPEVRDMVRGIYGDLARYADFDGLLFHDDALLSAFEDAHPAAMAWRRQQGLTDDPSILWASADEMRHWSRLKTGYLIDFTRELADTVRQYRPEIRTARNLYARAVLDPAGEGRFSQNLGLFLQHYDETALMAMPYLEGAGDAESWLRGLVAAVDREPHGLEKTVFELQSVDWTDPKRPLATRALARHMRLLQSLGAVHFGYYPDDFHRDHPAAESLHPAFSINSDPFEM from the coding sequence ATGCGGATCGCGGGAATTGTGCTGCTGCTTTTGATGAGTCTTGCCGCGCCGGTGCGGGGTGACAGCTTCATCAGCCTGTGTTTCCACGATGTTCGCCCCGATGTCGGGCGCGGCGACGATCTGAGCATGTCGACGGATCGTTTCGTGGCCCTGCTGACCTGGTTGCGCCAGCACGGTTATCAACCGGTTGGCATCGATGATTTGCTGCAGGCCCGACAGGGGGAGCGTCCCCTGCCGGAAAAGGCTGTGCTGTTGACCTTCGATGACGGCTACCGCGATTTTTACAGCCAGGTTTTTCCATTGCTCAAGGCCTACCGATATCCCGCGGTGCTGGCTGTTGTCGGCAGCTGGCTGGATGCGGCACCGGGGGAAACCGTCGATTACGGTGGCACGCCCGTGCCCCGGGAAAAATTCCTGTCCCGGGAGCAATTGTGCGAGATCGCCGGATCCGGCCTGGTGGAAATCGCTTCCCACAGCTACGACGGTCATCGCGGCATAGCGGCCAATCCACAGGGGAATCGTCAGCCGGCGCTTAGCGCCAGACTTTACGATTCCGAAAACAATCGTTACGAAGACGATGCAGGGTATTTTGCGCGGGTGCACGCCGATTTGAACAAGAACGCAGACCTGATCGCGAAACTTGTCGGTGCCCGTCCACGGGTCATGGTCTGGCCTTTCGGCAAATATTCGCTACCTGCGATCAGGGCTGCCCGGGAGGCGGGGATGACGGTGACTCTCGGACTCGGCGACGGCGCGGGGGACACGGATCATTTGACCGGGGTGAAGCGTCTGCTGATCGAAGGCAGCCTTGAGCTGCACAGTCTGGCCTGGCGGATCCGCCACCCTCTGGCCCGGGATCCCCAGCGCGTGGTGCAGGTCGATCTTGATTATGTCTACGATTCCGACCCGGCCCAGGCCGAACGCAATCTGGGGGCTTTGCTCGATCGCATCGAGGCGCTGCAGATCACCACTGTTTATCTGCAAGCCTTTGCCGATCCGGATGGCGACGGGCTGGCCGATGCCCTGTATTTCCCCAATGCCTGGCTGCCAGTGCGGGCCGATCTGTTCAACCGGGTTGCCTGGCAGCTCAAAACCCGAGCCGGCGTAAAGGTATATGCCTGGCTTCCGGTACTTACTTTCGCGACCCCGCACAAGGATCTGCTGGTTCGCAGGTGGCAGCCGGCAGCAGGGCTGTCAGCTCCCGATCCTCGGGATTACCGGCGTCTCAGCCCCTTTGTGCCGGAGGTCAGAGACATGGTGCGGGGGATTTACGGGGATTTGGCGCGGTATGCCGATTTCGACGGTCTGTTGTTTCATGATGACGCCCTGCTGTCAGCTTTCGAGGATGCCCACCCGGCGGCCATGGCGTGGCGCCGGCAGCAGGGGCTGACGGACGATCCGAGCATTCTCTGGGCCAGTGCTGACGAAATGCGACACTGGAGTCGTCTAAAAACCGGATATCTCATTGATTTTACGCGGGAACTGGCCGATACGGTGCGGCAGTACCGTCCCGAAATCAGGACCGCTCGCAATCTTTACGCGCGCGCGGTGCTCGACCCCGCCGGGGAGGGTCGTTTCAGTCAGAACCTCGGGCTGTTTCTGCAACATTACGATGAAACGGCGTTGATGGCCATGCCCTACCTTGAAGGGGCCGGTGATGCTGAGTCATGGCTGAGGGGGCTGGTGGCGGCGGTAGATCGTGAGCCGCACGGATTGGAAAAGACCGTTTTCGAATTGCAGAGTGTGGATTGGACTGATCCGAAAAGACCCCTTGCGACCCGGGCTCTGGCGCGGCACATGCGCCTTTTGCAGAGCCTGGGCGCGGTGCATTTCGGCTATTATCCCGATGATTTTCATCGCGACCATCCCGCTGCGGAATCTTTGCACCCGGCTTTTTCCATCAACTCCGATCCTTTTGAGATGTAG
- the pgaC gene encoding poly-beta-1,6-N-acetyl-D-glucosamine synthase translates to METILLILRALLDFVFYYPLFMACLWMIGGLDYYLRREYRKDRPDQPPRLPSYPLVSIIVPCHNEAAHLRDTIGYLSRQKYPDYEIIAINDGSTDATGCMLEDLAGENPRLRVLHFETNQGKAMGLRMASLVARGEFLVCIDGDALLDPDAIFWMMRHFLEGPRVGAVTGNPRIRTRSTLLGKIQVGEFSAILGLIKRAQRVYGRVFTMSGVVSAFRKSALHHVGYWSLDMMTEDIDISWRLQLSHWDIRFEPNALCWILMPETLKGLWKQRLRWAQGGSEVLLRYLRHMFKWRSRRMWGVYFEYFTSIFWSYSMLFVGLVWLWGLWLPLPAGLRLPAVIPAWSGVVLSLTCLLQFAVAMLLDSRYERGLGRCYYVMIWYPLAFWLINMFTIVVGLPKALLKKHGERAIWAATDRGIY, encoded by the coding sequence ATGGAAACGATACTTCTTATTCTGCGGGCGTTGCTCGATTTTGTATTTTATTATCCCCTGTTCATGGCCTGTTTGTGGATGATCGGCGGACTCGATTATTACCTGCGCCGCGAGTACCGCAAGGATCGGCCGGACCAGCCACCGCGCTTGCCATCTTACCCCCTGGTTTCAATCATCGTTCCGTGTCACAACGAAGCGGCACATCTGCGCGATACCATTGGCTATCTGTCCCGCCAGAAATATCCCGATTATGAAATTATCGCCATCAATGACGGCAGCACCGACGCCACCGGCTGCATGCTCGAGGATTTGGCCGGGGAAAATCCGCGACTACGGGTGTTGCATTTCGAGACCAATCAAGGCAAGGCCATGGGATTGCGCATGGCGTCGCTGGTGGCCCGGGGAGAGTTTCTCGTTTGCATCGACGGCGACGCTCTGCTGGACCCCGATGCGATCTTCTGGATGATGCGGCATTTTCTGGAAGGTCCCCGGGTTGGCGCGGTTACCGGCAACCCGCGCATACGCACCCGCTCGACCCTGCTGGGCAAGATCCAGGTCGGCGAGTTTTCCGCTATCCTGGGGCTTATCAAACGCGCCCAGCGGGTCTATGGCAGGGTTTTTACCATGTCCGGCGTGGTTTCCGCTTTTCGTAAATCGGCCCTGCATCATGTCGGTTACTGGAGCCTTGACATGATGACCGAGGATATCGATATCAGCTGGCGACTGCAGCTGAGTCACTGGGACATCCGCTTCGAACCCAACGCTCTGTGCTGGATTCTGATGCCGGAGACCCTTAAAGGGCTATGGAAACAGCGCCTGCGCTGGGCTCAGGGCGGCAGTGAGGTGTTGCTGCGTTATCTGCGGCACATGTTCAAGTGGCGCTCCCGCCGCATGTGGGGTGTGTACTTCGAATACTTCACCAGTATCTTCTGGTCTTACAGCATGCTGTTTGTCGGCCTGGTCTGGCTCTGGGGGTTGTGGTTGCCTCTCCCTGCCGGACTGCGGCTCCCGGCCGTAATCCCTGCCTGGTCCGGTGTTGTGCTAAGCCTCACCTGTCTGTTGCAGTTCGCAGTGGCGATGTTGCTTGATTCCCGCTATGAACGGGGGCTGGGACGTTGTTACTACGTCATGATCTGGTATCCTCTGGCCTTTTGGCTGATCAATATGTTTACCATCGTCGTGGGGTTGCCCAAGGCACTGCTGAAAAAGCATGGCGAGCGCGCCATCTGGGCCGCCACCGATCGTGGCATCTATTAG
- the pgaD gene encoding poly-beta-1,6-N-acetyl-D-glucosamine biosynthesis protein PgaD produces MGKGLIIEKPEAQKRGQRVAQGLLTVGFWCLFLSLLRPLLALFGWFIGIRLFTHEMIEKDGGRLLFETLRNYGLVVLMMALILRTWAWYNHRRFAGKDKRRTTMAPVSLEEIARYHNVDPTALAMWRQDRSLYVRHSEEGRVLEVQSAEPPPWKPCVRSVSLARESCTEACEKSDGRAGSPPCAL; encoded by the coding sequence ATGGGGAAGGGTCTGATTATTGAAAAACCGGAAGCCCAGAAGCGCGGCCAACGGGTGGCGCAAGGACTGCTGACGGTCGGTTTCTGGTGCTTGTTTCTGAGTCTGCTGCGGCCTTTGCTGGCATTGTTCGGCTGGTTTATCGGCATCCGGCTGTTTACTCATGAAATGATCGAAAAAGACGGCGGGCGACTGTTGTTTGAAACATTACGAAACTACGGGCTGGTGGTGCTGATGATGGCCCTGATTTTGCGCACCTGGGCCTGGTACAATCATCGGCGTTTCGCCGGCAAGGACAAACGGCGCACGACGATGGCGCCGGTTTCCCTCGAAGAGATAGCCCGCTATCATAATGTGGACCCGACCGCATTGGCCATGTGGCGTCAGGATCGCAGTCTGTATGTTCGGCATAGCGAAGAGGGCAGGGTTCTGGAGGTTCAGTCGGCCGAACCGCCACCCTGGAAGCCTTGTGTCCGCAGCGTCAGCCTGGCACGGGAAAGCTGCACCGAGGCTTGTGAAAAGAGCGACGGTCGCGCGGGGTCTCCCCCTTGCGCTCTTTAA